The following are encoded in a window of Ignavibacteriales bacterium genomic DNA:
- a CDS encoding decaprenyl-phosphate phosphoribosyltransferase, with translation MKKLWFSNISVFIKLIRVTSWPKNFFVFVPAVFSKHIFSLDYFLTVLLGFFTFSIASSAVYVFNDIIDAPKDKFHPLKKNRPIASGTVSKFTATVISAIFFLTLAAITLQMSLYFSLIVWAYVIINIFYTSFLKEVVIVDIFCIASGFMLRVIAGAFLISVDISNWLILTTMFLSLFLAVMKRRVEIANSSNPSEQRLVLKDYSLSFIDQIAAMTGSGVILSYALYSVADRTVHFFGSENLVFTTTYVIFGIFRYMYLVYKKDKGENVIEVLMTDIPMIINLVLYIVTTMFIIYSR, from the coding sequence ATGAAGAAACTGTGGTTTTCTAATATATCTGTTTTTATAAAATTAATTAGAGTTACCAGCTGGCCTAAGAATTTTTTTGTCTTCGTACCGGCAGTCTTCTCAAAACATATTTTTAGTTTAGATTATTTTCTTACTGTATTGCTGGGATTTTTTACATTCTCGATCGCTTCAAGTGCAGTGTATGTATTTAATGATATTATTGACGCGCCAAAAGACAAATTCCATCCGTTAAAAAAGAATAGACCTATTGCAAGCGGGACTGTCTCCAAATTTACTGCAACAGTAATATCGGCTATTTTCTTTTTAACACTTGCAGCAATTACATTGCAAATGTCTCTTTATTTTAGTTTGATCGTATGGGCTTATGTTATCATAAATATTTTTTACACTTCATTCTTAAAAGAAGTTGTGATAGTTGATATATTTTGTATTGCATCGGGATTTATGCTTCGTGTAATTGCCGGTGCATTTTTAATTTCGGTTGATATATCAAATTGGTTGATACTTACTACAATGTTCCTTTCACTTTTTCTAGCTGTAATGAAACGACGTGTGGAGATTGCAAATAGTTCTAATCCTTCAGAGCAAAGATTAGTTCTTAAAGACTATTCTCTAAGTTTCATTGATCAAATTGCAGCTATGACCGGAAGCGGAGTTATTTTAAGTTATGCTTTGTATTCTGTTGCTGATAGAACAGTCCATTTTTTTGGTTCTGAAAATTTAGTATTTACAACTACGTATGTGATTTTCGGAATTTTTAGATATATGTACTTGGTCTATAAAAAAGACAAAGGTGAAAACGTAATTGAAGTATTAATGACTGATATTCCCATGATAATTAATTTAGTTCTGTACATAGTAACAACTATGTTTATCATTTACTCAAGATAA